A genome region from Macaca fascicularis isolate 582-1 chromosome 3, T2T-MFA8v1.1 includes the following:
- the LOC102136318 gene encoding large ribosomal subunit protein eL36-like, translating into MGLNKGQKMTRNVSKPRHSLRHGRLTKHTKFVRGMIRELCGFAPYEQHAKELLKVSKDKWALKFIKKRVGAHIRTKRKREELSNVLAAMRKAAAKKDGAPFPALSLK; encoded by the coding sequence ATGGGCCTCAATAAGGGCCAAAAGATGACCAGGAACGTAAGCAAGCCCAGGCACAGCCTCCGCCACGGGCGTCTGACCAAACACACCAAGTTTGTGCGGGGCATGATCCGGGAGTTATGTGGCTTCGCCCCGTACGAGCAGCACGCCAAGGAGCTACTGAAGGTCTCCAAGGACAAATGGGCCCTCAAGTTCATCAAGAAAAGGGTGGGGGCGCACATCCGCACCAAGAGGAAGCGGGAGGAGCTGAGCAACGTCCTGGCTGCCATGAGGAAAGCCGCTGCCAAGAAAGACGGAgcccccttccctgccctctccctGAAATAA